In one Lolium rigidum isolate FL_2022 chromosome 3, APGP_CSIRO_Lrig_0.1, whole genome shotgun sequence genomic region, the following are encoded:
- the LOC124700534 gene encoding premnaspirodiene oxygenase-like, with amino-acid sequence MDELFLLSVLLAAGAVALLQVLKVVLNPISERAPPGPWKLPVIGSMHHLVNVLPHRALKNLADAYGPLMMLQLGQTPLVVASSKETARLVLKTHDTNFATRPKLLAGEIVGYEWADILFSPSGDYWRKLRQLCAAEILSPKRVLSFRHIREDEVGMLVEQIRTTGLSMPVNLSVMFHSTTNSIVARAAFGKKRKNAAEFMSAIKSGVGLASGFNIPDLFPTWTTVLAAVTGMKRSLQGIHKTVDAILEEIINERNIARADKIKAGATENIDENLTDVLIGLQGKGGFGFHLDNDKIKAIILDMFAGGTGTSASAMEWGMSELIRNPKVMAKLQGQIREAFKGKTMVTEADLQASNLRYLKLVIKEALRLHPPAPLLVPRESIDLCELEGFTIPAKSRVVINAWAIGRDPRYWDAAEEFLPERFEDGAVDFTGSSYEFLPFGAGRRMCPGFNYGLASMELALVALLYHFDWSLPEGVVEVDMEEASGLGVRRRTPLMLLATPFVPVVA; translated from the exons ATGGACGAGCTGTTTCTCCTCTCGgtgctgctggccgccggagcgGTGGCCCTGTTGCAGGTGCTGAAGGTGGTGCTGAACCCAATCAGCGAGAGGGCGCCGCCGGGGCCATGGAAGCTGCCGGTGATCGGCAGCATGCACCACCTGGTGAACGTGCTGCCGCACCGGGCACTGAAAAACCTCGCCGACGCGTACGGCCCACTCATGATGTTGCAGCTGGGGCAGACGCCGCTGGTGGTGGCGTCGTCCAAGGAGACGGCGCGGCTGGTGCTTAAGACCCACGACACCAACTTCGCCACGCGTCCCAAGCTCCTCGCTGGCGAGATCGTCGGCTACGAGTGGGCTGACATCCTCTTCTCCCCCTCCGGAGACTACTGGCGCAAGCTCCGCCAGCTCTGCGCAGCCGAGATCCTCAGCCCCAAGCGCGTGCTCTCCTTCCGCCACATCAGGGAGGACGAG GTGGGGATGCTGGTGGAGCAGATCCGCACGACGGGGCTATCGATGCCGGTGAACCTGAGCGTGATGTTCCATAGCACTACCAACAGCATCGTTGCGCGGGCAGCAttcgggaagaagaggaagaatgcGGCGGAGTTCATGTCAGCCATCAAGTCCGGCGTGGGCCTAGCGAGTGGCTTTAACATCCCCGACCTCTTCCCGACATGGACAACCGTGCTAGCCGCCGTCACTGGCATGAAACGCAGCCTCCAGGGCATCCACAAGACGGTGGATGCCATCCTGGAGGAGATCATCAATGAGAGGAACATCGCCCGTGCTGATAAAATCAAGGCCGGCGCCACTGAGAACATCGACGAGAACCTCACTGATGTGCTCATCGGCCTACAGGGGAAAGGCGGCTTCGGGTTCCACCTAGACAACGACAAGATCAAGGCCATCATCTTGGACATGTTCGCCGGCGGGACAGGGACATCGGCATCGGCGATGGAGTGGGGTATGTCGGAGCTGATACGCAACCCGAAGGTGATGGCGAAGCTGCAGGGGCAAATCCGTGAGGCATTCAAAGGTAAGACCATGGTGACCGAGGCCGACCTGCAAGCTAGCAACCTCCGGTATCTGAAGCTGGTGATCAAGGAGGCTCTTCGGCTGCACCCGCCAGCGCCGCTGCTGGTGCCCAGGGAGAGCATCGACTTGTGCGAGTTGGAAGGGTTCACGATCCCGGCCAAGTCGCGCGTGGTAATCAACGCCTGGGCCATCGGGCGGGACCCCAGGTACTGGGACGCTGCCGAGGAATTCCTACCGGAGCGGTTTGAGGACGGCGCCGTGGATTTCACAGGCAGCAGCTACGAGTTTCTGCCGTTTGGTGCCGGCCGCAGGATGTGCCCCGGGTTCAACTACGGGCTGGCCAGCATGGAGCTCGCCCTCGTTGCCTTGCTCTATCATTTCGACTGGTCGCTGCCAGAGGGTGTCGTTGAGGTGGACATGGAGGAGGCGTCCGGCCTGGGcgtgcgccgccgcacgccgctgaTGCTCCTCGCCACGCCCTTCGTCCCCGTCGTCGCGTAG